The Thermoplasma acidophilum DSM 1728 genome includes a window with the following:
- a CDS encoding FAD/NAD(P)-binding protein yields MKPIKFRMETEDTYTMVFQKKTDSHAGQFYMVSVDGVGESPISVASGYGNPLTFSIKAVGSVTRYIMDHRDIEIGLRGPYGNEWPWKGADHIVAIAGGIGIPPIKALIEDMESEGNLDDLTVLYGARSPGDIVYKNEIEAWKKKLDLQITVDSGDASWNGHVGVVTTLIPGVKKFNGGRAFVIGPPIMMKFSVQELIKQGFRPENIYLSLERRMECGIGVCGHCNLGQWYVCEAGPIFRYSDVMNEPELFL; encoded by the coding sequence ATGAAGCCCATAAAGTTCAGGATGGAGACTGAAGACACCTACACAATGGTTTTTCAGAAGAAAACAGACTCGCATGCCGGCCAGTTCTACATGGTTTCCGTTGACGGTGTTGGCGAATCGCCGATATCCGTAGCATCAGGCTACGGCAATCCGCTGACATTCTCCATAAAGGCCGTGGGATCGGTCACAAGATACATAATGGATCACAGAGACATCGAAATAGGACTTAGAGGGCCTTACGGAAATGAATGGCCGTGGAAAGGCGCGGACCACATAGTGGCCATAGCTGGAGGCATAGGCATACCTCCAATAAAGGCGCTGATAGAGGATATGGAATCCGAAGGAAACCTCGACGATCTGACCGTTCTCTATGGTGCGAGATCCCCAGGGGACATAGTTTACAAAAATGAGATCGAGGCATGGAAGAAGAAGCTGGATCTTCAAATAACTGTAGACAGCGGTGACGCCTCATGGAATGGACATGTGGGTGTTGTCACCACTCTGATACCGGGTGTGAAGAAATTCAATGGTGGCCGTGCATTTGTCATTGGACCACCCATAATGATGAAGTTCTCGGTTCAGGAACTCATAAAGCAGGGATTCAGGCCTGAGAACATATACCTGTCCCTTGAACGGAGGATGGAATGCGGCATAGGCGTTTGCGGGCACTGCAACCTTGGGCAATGGTATGTGTGCGAGGCCGGCCCAATATTCAGGTACTCGGATGTGATGAACGAACCTGAACTGTTTCTTTGA
- a CDS encoding MFS transporter, giving the protein MAQGLLQQLDNAKVGKFHLRAWVISGMGFFTDAYDLFIIGTVVSLLPLAGWNSLTTADISLISSVALLASVIGAFTFGRLLDLLGRSRVYGFELMLLIIGAVGSAFLVPVNGVLYLLIWRFILGLGIGGDYAGSSTIMAEFSNAKNRGQLIGMVFSMQGFGLVFGPVIALVMLRYIPSIDLVWRLLLFLGAIPAAIVLYGRRTIGETPRYSINVSGDISSAKKAIQEISGKSTVQANPDELIGEHISWKKMFTDRYFLMTLIGTAGAWFALDWAFYGNSIMSHQMLSAIVPASLGGVAKVKMTTFYALIIFAVSALPGYWIATFTVDRIGRKPLQILGFFMMALSYIILGVFRFISAPSYIIWFMIIYGLSYFFTEFGPNVTTFIYGPEMFPTSLRGMGSGLSSAGGKLGAFIGTALNVVIYAIFGESVLFIILAFISIAGALLTMFFLPETSGRSLEDISGERNYKRALSSGSKK; this is encoded by the coding sequence ATGGCACAAGGACTGCTCCAGCAGCTTGATAATGCAAAGGTTGGAAAGTTCCATCTGAGGGCATGGGTCATATCTGGAATGGGCTTTTTCACGGATGCATATGATCTTTTCATAATAGGCACAGTAGTATCACTGCTACCGCTTGCTGGCTGGAACTCCCTAACAACAGCGGATATTTCGCTGATATCTTCAGTCGCCCTTCTTGCATCGGTCATAGGGGCATTTACCTTTGGCAGGTTGCTGGATCTGCTCGGAAGGAGCAGAGTTTACGGTTTCGAACTCATGCTTCTCATAATAGGTGCTGTTGGCAGTGCATTTCTTGTTCCTGTCAACGGTGTCCTGTATCTGCTCATTTGGAGGTTCATACTTGGTCTCGGCATAGGCGGAGATTACGCAGGCAGCTCCACCATAATGGCTGAGTTTTCAAATGCAAAGAACAGGGGCCAGCTCATCGGCATGGTCTTCTCCATGCAGGGCTTCGGCCTCGTCTTCGGGCCGGTGATAGCGCTTGTGATGCTTAGATACATACCCAGCATAGACCTTGTATGGAGGCTGTTGCTGTTTCTGGGTGCAATACCTGCCGCGATCGTTCTCTATGGAAGGAGGACGATAGGTGAGACGCCGAGGTATTCAATAAATGTGTCAGGAGACATCTCTTCAGCAAAAAAAGCGATCCAGGAGATATCCGGAAAATCCACAGTGCAGGCAAATCCGGATGAGCTGATTGGTGAGCACATAAGCTGGAAGAAGATGTTCACGGACAGGTACTTCCTTATGACGCTCATAGGCACGGCCGGCGCATGGTTTGCCCTTGACTGGGCATTTTATGGCAACTCGATAATGAGCCACCAGATGCTATCTGCCATAGTTCCTGCGTCTCTCGGAGGGGTGGCGAAGGTAAAGATGACCACTTTCTATGCCCTCATAATATTTGCCGTATCCGCCCTTCCTGGATACTGGATTGCGACGTTTACTGTGGACAGAATAGGAAGAAAGCCCCTTCAGATACTCGGGTTCTTCATGATGGCGTTATCCTACATCATACTGGGCGTATTCAGATTCATATCTGCGCCTTCTTACATAATCTGGTTCATGATCATATACGGCCTTAGCTACTTCTTCACGGAATTCGGGCCAAACGTTACCACTTTCATATACGGGCCAGAAATGTTCCCGACGTCTCTGAGGGGCATGGGCTCAGGTCTGTCATCTGCAGGTGGCAAACTGGGAGCGTTCATAGGGACTGCACTTAACGTTGTGATATACGCGATCTTCGGTGAAAGTGTGTTGTTCATCATTCTCGCATTCATATCCATTGCCGGCGCACTTCTGACCATGTTCTTCCTCCCGGAGACGTCCGGCAGGAGTCTTGAGGATATCTCCGGCGAGAGAAACTACAAAAGGGCACTGAGCAGTGGATCCAAGAAGTGA